A genomic segment from Alistipes senegalensis JC50 encodes:
- a CDS encoding glycoside hydrolase family 2, which translates to MKRILLTLTALLCTLSLRAQRTELTISDGWYFHRGETVPEEPAPASGAWTRVNLPHTWNRYDAFDETPGYYRGVGWYAYGFIPNGQWKDRRIILHFEGANQVAEVFVNGTPVGSHTGGYTAFNFDITRHLEFGKKNIIKVRLDNKHDRDIPPLNADFTFYGGIYRNVKLIAVDPVHFDLQNCASEGVFVETPSVDSARATVVLRGDVVNSGDATRAVRVKAVLRDRQGAVVGEAVKAMTLRGGSKNPFRFDGITIRQPHLWSPETPYLYTAEFSVEEAKGAKNTTDRIEIPFGVRWFSFSGDGFRLNGRKYPLKGTNRHQDFAGLGNALGDDYHRNDYRKIKSLGFNFVRLAHYPQAPEVYRMCDELGLLVWTEIPVVNEVTPSEAFTRNALSMMREQIRQTYNHPSVILYGYMNEILIRMLSNKRLTEEQRQQVADDTRALALKLEALTEEEAPDRNTVMAIHYEDGYNRYEVSTIPDVVGYNLYFGWYYEQLEDLTRYLTSEHARYPDRPIIVSECGADADLMNHSQVPRSWDYSEEYQVVLHHSYLKQFARMPFLAGYALWNFADFGAEARADATPWINQKGLVTYDRKEKDVTSLYRANLLETPLVYIASRNYTRRADVERQPGVAIHTINVFGNGREIELSVNGESLGSRPLDGNMATFSVPFRNGINRLEATDDRGVKDCLDIDFTVVPHSLKAWKGNDLAVNVGSYQATVAPGTGVIWIPDQVCTQDGWGRIGGKIRERIDRQHKVGISQNILGTDCNPLYQTFAEGIEGYRFDVADGTYRITLCFVESNPKSPTEELIYNLSGSDTASVPAGVRQFSVAVNGRQLLDNLNLARDYGNLRAVDFSTEVTARNNSGIEVAFTPNIGKTTLSGIRIERIN; encoded by the coding sequence ATGAAACGTATCCTACTGACCCTTACCGCTCTGCTGTGCACGCTGTCGCTCCGGGCGCAGCGCACCGAACTGACGATCAGCGACGGCTGGTATTTCCACCGGGGAGAGACCGTCCCCGAAGAGCCCGCTCCCGCCTCCGGCGCATGGACCCGGGTGAACCTGCCCCACACCTGGAACCGCTACGACGCATTCGACGAAACCCCGGGCTACTACCGCGGCGTGGGATGGTACGCCTACGGCTTCATCCCCAACGGACAATGGAAGGACCGCCGGATCATCCTCCATTTCGAAGGGGCCAACCAGGTCGCCGAAGTGTTCGTGAACGGCACCCCGGTCGGCAGTCACACGGGCGGCTACACGGCGTTCAACTTCGACATCACCCGCCACCTCGAATTCGGAAAGAAGAACATCATCAAGGTCCGGCTGGATAACAAACACGACCGGGACATTCCGCCGCTGAACGCCGATTTCACCTTCTACGGAGGCATTTACCGCAATGTGAAGCTGATCGCCGTCGATCCCGTCCATTTCGACCTGCAAAACTGCGCCTCGGAAGGCGTCTTCGTCGAGACGCCCTCGGTCGATTCGGCCCGTGCGACGGTCGTACTCCGCGGCGATGTGGTCAACAGCGGCGACGCAACCCGGGCGGTCCGGGTCAAAGCCGTGCTCAGGGACAGACAGGGAGCCGTCGTGGGCGAGGCCGTCAAGGCGATGACGCTCCGGGGCGGTTCGAAAAATCCGTTCCGCTTCGACGGCATCACGATCCGCCAACCCCATTTGTGGAGTCCCGAGACGCCCTATCTCTATACGGCGGAATTCTCCGTCGAGGAGGCGAAGGGCGCCAAAAACACAACCGACCGCATCGAGATTCCTTTCGGGGTCCGCTGGTTCAGCTTCAGCGGCGACGGCTTCCGGCTCAACGGCCGGAAATACCCCCTGAAAGGCACCAACCGCCATCAGGATTTCGCCGGACTGGGCAACGCCCTCGGCGACGACTACCACCGCAACGATTACCGGAAAATCAAATCGCTGGGCTTCAACTTCGTCCGGCTGGCCCACTATCCGCAGGCCCCGGAGGTTTACCGCATGTGCGACGAACTGGGCCTGCTGGTCTGGACCGAAATCCCGGTCGTCAACGAGGTGACCCCCTCCGAAGCCTTCACCCGGAACGCGCTCTCGATGATGCGCGAACAGATTCGCCAGACCTACAACCACCCCTCGGTGATCCTCTACGGCTATATGAACGAAATCCTTATCCGCATGCTCTCGAACAAACGGCTGACGGAGGAACAACGGCAGCAGGTCGCCGACGACACCCGCGCGCTGGCCCTGAAACTCGAAGCGCTGACCGAAGAGGAGGCTCCCGACCGCAACACGGTCATGGCGATCCACTATGAGGACGGATACAACCGATACGAGGTCTCCACGATTCCCGACGTAGTGGGCTACAACCTCTACTTCGGCTGGTACTACGAACAGCTGGAAGACCTGACGCGCTACCTGACCAGCGAACACGCGCGTTATCCCGACCGGCCGATCATCGTTTCGGAGTGCGGCGCCGATGCCGATCTGATGAACCACAGTCAGGTTCCCCGCTCGTGGGACTACTCCGAGGAGTATCAGGTGGTGCTGCACCACTCCTACCTCAAACAGTTCGCACGGATGCCGTTCCTCGCGGGATACGCCCTGTGGAACTTCGCCGACTTCGGCGCCGAGGCCCGCGCCGACGCCACCCCCTGGATCAATCAGAAAGGGCTCGTCACCTACGACCGTAAGGAGAAAGATGTCACGTCGCTTTACCGGGCCAACCTGCTGGAGACCCCGCTCGTCTACATCGCTTCGCGCAACTACACCCGCCGTGCGGATGTCGAGCGGCAGCCGGGCGTCGCCATCCACACGATCAACGTATTCGGCAACGGCCGGGAAATCGAACTGTCGGTCAACGGCGAATCGCTGGGCAGCAGGCCCCTCGACGGAAATATGGCGACTTTCTCCGTGCCGTTCCGCAACGGGATCAACCGGCTGGAGGCTACCGACGACCGGGGCGTGAAAGACTGTCTCGACATCGACTTCACCGTCGTACCGCACAGTCTGAAAGCCTGGAAAGGCAACGATCTGGCCGTCAATGTCGGTTCGTATCAGGCGACCGTGGCTCCCGGAACGGGCGTCATCTGGATTCCCGATCAGGTCTGCACGCAGGACGGCTGGGGACGCATCGGCGGAAAGATCCGGGAGCGCATCGACCGCCAGCACAAAGTGGGCATTTCGCAAAACATCCTCGGAACCGACTGCAACCCGCTCTACCAAACTTTCGCCGAGGGGATCGAGGGATACCGTTTCGACGTGGCCGACGGCACCTACCGGATCACGCTGTGCTTCGTGGAGAGCAACCCCAAAAGCCCCACGGAGGAGCTGATCTACAACCTTTCGGGCTCCGACACGGCATCCGTTCCGGCGGGAGTGCGCCAGTTCTCGGTGGCGGTGAACGGACGGCAGCTCCTCGACAACCTGAACCTCGCCCGCGACTACGGCAACCTGCGGGCCGTCGATTTTTCGACGGAAGTCACTGCCCGGAACAATTCAGGCATCGAGGTTGCATTCACTCCGAATATCGGAAAGACCACCCTCAGCGGTATCCGGATCGAACGTATCAACTAA
- a CDS encoding glycoside hydrolase family 2 TIM barrel-domain containing protein yields MKRNLFTLLFFIAAVGAVQAQTSRTLSLNGRWRAAVSETQPDTYPSTVPVPGVMSQAEPAPDIDFDATQLKDDVGYDYVWYATEFDLSNPHDGYDNGNYTHALLRIRAKYNALVILNGVEIGYDAHCTYSHAEFDVTRALDFNGPNRLVVRVGSWNTASFPSKDNSSEWWRNSRAPGICDDVTLCLTHDVTVRHLKLLPDVADSVVVCTARVANFGGEFRKMQARVTINDCRYDLENGFDEIPVVCEARLGSLPIPADSVAEFTFRIPTPMLKPWTPGREGDPQLYQFNFILADDRSADCRTETFGFRDIRVEGRDVLVNGRKTLFRAENIAFQRALNRWADVMFDEAWIRRFLRAAVEDYGFNYLRIHLGHAYNKWYDIADELGLMIQDEWRFMHDDEPAGEDLVQTETEFRRWVEQNVNHPSIVVWDQENEGNVKLEALKTELRLYDPTRLWGEDDFEARHIYEYSETIVDTPVHPVSGARPSTVLESCRLWLNERGDLEPRESFKTSRTASGWGLYFYTLPEIERLQADIHADLGTFYRSRRVQAWAPFALLSGAVNGHSYFLGNLADSLTPQPNLRVLARLNEPVGTSVEMNQAREWYKEKTLYRPGGSYAKTVWVWNDTDRPQRLRLEVAVADASGRELSVREAGVEVAAGGAEAVTMNFVMPRREGVCLLKPRLVTSEGRCIEGVERRLMVARKSGPQTGVQGFGGHGEPFEGCRSVLENFIGQELRPEVQAKIVRALGGELIDRAELRRKGGFLVRTTRYLGPGHMLVTTRTFDEGGTELAAEQSEALTYVKLPEPIRRTIARVVGMVPVDESKIVRRRQHDTDIYTVTTVGRDVRYTIRMTPSGTLIGSEMSGK; encoded by the coding sequence ATGAAACGGAATTTATTCACCCTCCTCTTTTTTATCGCGGCGGTCGGCGCCGTGCAGGCGCAGACGAGCCGGACCCTCTCGCTCAACGGGCGTTGGCGGGCAGCCGTCTCGGAAACGCAGCCCGACACCTATCCTTCGACCGTTCCCGTGCCGGGCGTGATGTCGCAGGCCGAGCCTGCGCCGGACATTGATTTCGACGCCACGCAGCTGAAAGACGACGTGGGGTATGATTACGTATGGTACGCCACGGAGTTCGACCTTTCGAATCCGCACGACGGTTATGACAACGGCAACTACACGCATGCCCTGCTGCGTATCCGGGCCAAATACAACGCGTTGGTGATCCTGAACGGCGTGGAGATCGGTTACGACGCCCATTGCACCTATTCGCACGCCGAGTTCGACGTGACGCGGGCGCTCGATTTCAACGGTCCCAACCGGCTGGTGGTGCGCGTGGGGAGCTGGAATACGGCGTCGTTTCCCTCGAAGGACAATTCGTCGGAGTGGTGGCGCAACTCGCGGGCTCCGGGCATCTGCGACGATGTGACCCTCTGCCTGACCCACGACGTGACGGTCCGGCACCTGAAACTGCTGCCCGACGTGGCCGACAGCGTGGTGGTATGCACGGCGCGCGTGGCCAATTTCGGCGGTGAATTCCGGAAAATGCAGGCCCGGGTGACGATCAACGACTGCCGGTACGATCTGGAGAACGGTTTCGACGAAATTCCCGTCGTTTGCGAGGCCCGGTTGGGCTCGTTGCCGATTCCGGCGGACAGCGTGGCCGAATTTACCTTCCGGATTCCGACCCCGATGCTCAAGCCCTGGACGCCGGGCCGCGAGGGCGATCCGCAGCTCTATCAGTTCAACTTCATCCTCGCGGACGACCGTTCTGCGGATTGCCGGACCGAGACCTTCGGGTTCCGCGATATTCGTGTCGAGGGGCGGGACGTGCTGGTCAACGGCCGCAAAACGCTGTTCCGGGCTGAGAACATCGCCTTTCAGCGGGCGCTGAACCGCTGGGCGGATGTAATGTTCGACGAGGCGTGGATACGTCGTTTCCTGCGTGCGGCGGTCGAGGATTACGGATTCAACTATCTGCGCATCCACCTCGGACACGCCTATAACAAGTGGTATGACATCGCCGACGAACTGGGGCTGATGATTCAGGACGAATGGCGTTTCATGCACGACGACGAGCCCGCGGGCGAAGACCTCGTGCAGACCGAAACGGAGTTCCGCCGCTGGGTGGAGCAGAACGTCAACCACCCGTCGATCGTCGTCTGGGATCAGGAGAACGAGGGCAACGTGAAACTCGAAGCGCTGAAAACCGAACTGCGGCTCTACGACCCGACGCGGCTGTGGGGCGAGGACGATTTCGAAGCCCGCCATATTTACGAATACTCCGAAACGATCGTCGATACGCCGGTGCATCCGGTCAGCGGTGCCCGGCCCTCGACCGTGCTGGAGTCCTGCCGCCTGTGGCTCAACGAGCGGGGCGATTTGGAACCGCGCGAGAGCTTCAAAACCAGCCGCACGGCCAGCGGCTGGGGGCTCTATTTCTATACGCTGCCCGAGATCGAGCGGTTGCAGGCCGACATCCATGCTGACTTGGGGACCTTCTACCGCTCGCGCCGCGTGCAGGCGTGGGCGCCCTTCGCGCTGCTGAGCGGGGCGGTCAACGGGCACAGTTACTTTTTGGGAAATTTGGCCGATTCGCTGACTCCCCAGCCCAACCTGCGGGTTCTTGCGCGGCTCAACGAACCGGTCGGAACCTCCGTCGAGATGAACCAGGCCCGGGAGTGGTACAAGGAGAAGACGCTCTACCGGCCCGGCGGCAGTTATGCGAAGACGGTTTGGGTCTGGAACGACACCGACCGTCCGCAGCGGCTCCGGCTCGAAGTCGCCGTGGCCGACGCTTCGGGTCGGGAACTGTCGGTGCGCGAAGCCGGAGTCGAGGTCGCAGCAGGCGGCGCCGAAGCGGTCACGATGAACTTCGTCATGCCCCGCAGGGAGGGTGTCTGTCTGCTGAAACCCCGCCTCGTCACGTCGGAAGGCCGTTGCATCGAAGGGGTTGAACGTCGGCTGATGGTGGCCCGCAAGTCCGGTCCGCAGACCGGGGTGCAGGGGTTCGGCGGACACGGCGAGCCGTTCGAGGGCTGTCGGTCGGTGTTGGAGAATTTTATCGGACAGGAGTTGCGGCCCGAGGTGCAGGCGAAGATCGTGCGTGCGCTCGGCGGAGAACTGATCGACCGGGCCGAACTGCGCCGGAAGGGCGGATTTCTCGTCCGGACGACCCGTTATCTGGGGCCCGGGCATATGTTGGTGACAACGCGCACGTTCGATGAAGGGGGCACGGAACTGGCCGCCGAGCAGAGCGAGGCGCTGACGTATGTGAAACTCCCGGAGCCGATCCGGCGAACGATCGCCCGGGTGGTCGGGATGGTCCCCGTGGACGAATCGAAGATCGTGCGCCGCCGGCAGCATGACACGGACATCTATACGGTCACGACGGTCGGCAGGGATGTCCGCTACACGATTCGGATGACCCCTTCCGGAACGTTGATCGGGTCCGAAATGTCGGGTAAATAG
- a CDS encoding RNA polymerase sigma-70 factor has translation MNYISERELIEKLRSGDQDAYRILFLRYYMRIYLFAKGFVKDGSLAEDIAQNVFMKLWIARANISGESINHLLYRITRNEVRDYFKSGYRRRRDSLDGSPEPVTKDVDALDLIQSQYIEQVVVRTIDHLSERRKEIFRLSREENLTNKEIAEMLGISVRTVEKSIELTLKEIRKVIPS, from the coding sequence ATGAATTACATCTCGGAAAGGGAACTGATAGAAAAGCTCAGGTCAGGGGATCAGGATGCCTACCGGATTCTCTTTCTGAGGTATTACATGCGCATCTACCTCTTTGCGAAAGGGTTCGTGAAGGACGGCTCCCTGGCCGAGGACATCGCCCAGAACGTCTTCATGAAACTGTGGATCGCCCGCGCCAACATTTCGGGAGAATCCATCAACCACCTGCTTTACAGGATCACGCGCAACGAAGTGCGGGACTACTTCAAATCGGGCTACCGCCGGCGCAGGGATTCGCTGGACGGGAGTCCCGAACCCGTCACCAAGGATGTCGATGCCCTCGATCTGATTCAGTCGCAATACATCGAACAGGTGGTCGTCCGAACGATCGACCACCTGAGCGAGCGCCGCAAGGAGATTTTCCGCCTCAGCCGCGAAGAGAATCTGACCAACAAGGAGATCGCCGAGATGCTGGGCATTTCGGTCCGGACCGTGGAAAAAAGCATCGAACTCACCCTGAAGGAGATCCGCAAGGTCATCCCGAGCTGA